The nucleotide sequence GCAATTAAAAGAAAAAGAAGGTAGGGAAAATCCAGATTACGTTGTAGCCTGTATAGGTGGTGGCAGTAATGCTGCCGGTACCTTCTATCATTTTCTGCACGAAGAGGAAGTAGGCATCATAGCCGTGGAAGCAGCAGGCCTGGGCGTGGATAGCGGAGAAAGTGCCGCAACCTCCGTGCTGGGAAAAATGGGAATAATACATGGCTGCAAAACCTTATTGATGCAAACTACCGATGGACAGATCACGGAACCCTACTCCATTTCTGCGGGACTTGATTATCCAGGGGTTGGCCCAATGCACGCGCATTTATACCAAACGGGCAGGGCAGAATTCATTGCCGTTACGGACGATGAGGCTATGCAGGCGGGAATGGTATTATCCAAATTGGAAGGGATTATTCCGGCCATTGAGTCCTCCCATGCATTTGCAATTCTGGAAACCAGGAAATTCCGACCAGAGGATGTGGTGGTCTTTAATCTCTCAGGACGTGGCGATAAGGATTTGGACACCTACATAAAATATTTTAAGCTGTAAGCTATATATACATTAGCACCCTGGTGGGAATGCAAATAATAAAATTAGAATGAACAGAATACATCAAAAATTACAGGAAGACAAAAAAATATTGTCCATTTATTTTACCGCGGGCTACCCAACTTTAAACGACACGGTAAAAATTATTCAAGATCTTGAAAAAAATGGTGTGGATATGATCGAGATTGGGTTGCCTTTCAGTGATCCATTGGCAGACGGGCCTACCATACAGGCCAGTTCTACCCAAGCCTTGAAGAATGGAATGACCACATCGCTGTTATTTCAGCAGTTGAAAGATATCCGTAAATCGGTTTCCATACCCTTGATACTAATGGGATATTTCAATCCCGTTCTACAATTTGGGGTAGAGGAATTTTGTAAGAAATGTCAGGAAACAGGGATAGACGGACTTATTTTGCCCGATCTGCCATTGGACGTATACCAAGAAGACTATGAAGCCATATTTAAAAAATATGGACTTGTAAATGTTTTCTTGATAACCCCACAAACCAGTGATGCCCGTATCCTTCAAATTGATAAGGCCTCTGACGGATTTATCTATATGGTAAGTTCCGCAAGCGTTACCGGCTCCCAAGATGGTTTCGGAAATAATCAAGAAAGCTACTTTGAGAGAATCGCGGATATGAAATTAAAGAACCCACAGGTGGTTGGCTTTGGGATAAGCAATTCCGAAACCTTTCTGCAAGCTACCAAACAGGCGAAAGGAGCTATTATTGGATCGGCATTTATTAAATTTCTGACACAAAACGGTGTTGGCAAAATTGGGGACTTCGTAAAGGGAATTAGAAAATAAACAAGAGCAATGGAGATTATCAATAATTGGAAAATAGTACTACTATTATGTCTTACCCTTGGTCTGGCACCTTATTTTCCGGAACCCCATATTCTGGGTAAGGTAAAATGGATATTGGGCGGTGCTACGGGAATGAAACCCATGGACTGGTTCGATGTTCTTCTCCACGGATTTCCGTTTGTTCTTCTTATAAGGTTACTGCTCATAAAAGTTCTTAAAAAGTAAGTACTACAGCATTTACGCTGCGTTTTTGGATTCCTGCCTAGGCAGGAATGACATGTAAAAACTAAAAGTACCAACGTTGAAAGAAATTGCAGAGCTTTTGCGCCCATTACTTTAATACTCCTCACGCATTGCTAATTCAGCACCAAAAAACAATGGATTCCTGCCTACGCAGGAATGACAGACTATTTAAACTAAAAATGAATGGGAACAAATCATCCACTAAAGTCTCACAACCAATTAAACGGGAAATTTATTCGGCGAACTTAATTAGATTCCTGCCTGCGCAGGAATGACATTCTAATAAAACTAATTGCTCCTTTAAAACAATTCCACGGATTGAAAAGGGCAAACTTCCTTAATTTATTTTTTTTCAAAGGATAATAAAACCGCTATAAACCATCCAATCATTTTCACGTTGTCATTCCTGCGTAGACAGGAATCCACCGAACTGAAATAGTGTATATTGAAATATGCATTATCTTAATTGGATAATTTGAAAAGTTACCTCCTATTATGAATACAAGGAAAGTCGATCAGGCTTTACCATTACACCTCTTTTAATCTTAGACCTATTACTAAAACAAAGATTTGCTTAATTGGATGATTCTGGCACTTATTGTCATTCCTGCGTAGGCAGGATTCCAATAGACTTGTATACCCTTTTTCCAATTCTTTATTGTTTACTAAAAACGACCTATGAATCGAAATTGGAAACTTCCCTCGATTTCAGCTATACTCCAATAACTACATGATCAGATATTAGAATGCCTTTATTAACACGTTGTCATTCCTGCGCAGGCAGGAATCCATTTTAGCCGTTATTCGGCGTGAACTCAAAAAAGATTTTTTGTGTTTAACAATATTTTCCATGTATTTAGTACCCTGTTATGGTAATGATTGTTCAGTATGTCAATCCTGCGTAGGCATTATCACAATCTACTTTTTGTCTTATTCAAACAATAGTAAATCAACTTAAAATAAAATAATTGCGGTATTATTGTCATTCCTGCGTAGGCAGGAATCCACCGAACTGAAATCGTGTATATTGAAATATGCATTATCTTAATTGGATAACTTGAAAAGTAGGCATTAAAATTACCAGTCGAAATCCTATCATAGGGGGTACAATATGCACAAAACAATTCATCAATATTACGTCTATATTCTAACCAACAAAAAGAATGGCACCCTATATATCGGAATGACCTACGATTTACAGCGAAGAATTTATGAGCATAAGAACAAATTAATTGACGGTTTCACCAAAAAGTACAATTTGGTTAGACTGGTTTATTTTGAAAATCATCAATTTGTTGAAGACGCCATAAGAAGGGAGAAAAATCTTAAAAAGTGGAAACGCGACTGGAAAATCAACCTAATTTCAAAAGATAATCCCCAATGGCAAGACCTTGCATCCAATTGGTACGATCAATAATGGATTCCTGCCTACGCAGGAATGACAGACTATTTAAACTAAAAATGAATGGGAACAAATCATCCACTAAAGTCTCACAACCAATTAAACGGGAAATTTATTCGGCGAACTTAATTAGATTCCTGCCTGCGCAGGAATGACATGCCGACTGAACGCAACAGCAAAAGGGTATAAATTCTCAGAAAAAGGTAATTAAACACTGAAAATATAGGATTGACCCATATACCTAATGACCACTGCCTGCACAGAAATTACACATGGCAAAGACGGGTCTAAAGCTGTTATTTTTTACTTTTTTGCCCCGCGAAATAATTAACTGCCGATAGGATGAATATCCAAATTTAACATCTACCTTTAGTATAGCAAACCATTGATTATCCGCTCCTTGAATACCTTAAAAAAGTAGTTGCCCCCTGAATAAGATGAATATCTAAATTGTCATTAATATAAATGTCATGAAAACAATTCGCTTACTTCTTGCATTACTACTTGTCAGTTCCGTTTTGGTGGGACAGACTAAAGAATTTTCCAAGGATTATTTTTTACAGAAGAGTAAAAAACAAAAAACTGCCGCTTGGATTTTACTAGGTGGAGGAACGGCAATGGCTGCTGGAGGATTCGCTATATTTGATCCCAGCTGGGATAGTGGATCCGATAGTACCACGGACATAGCAGGCGTTATCGGCACGGTCGGATTTTTTACCAGTTTAGCCAGTATTCCCTATTTCATAAGTGCCGGCAAAAATAAGAAGACAGCCATGTCCATTACATTTGACTATAAGCCTATTTATTTATCCGGAGACAACTTGGTTTCAACAAAAGCGCATCCAACGCTTACCTTAAGAATTAAACTTTGAGCCTTAACATTCCCTAACAAAGGTTTAATAAGGCATTAACGGTATTTCAGGGATAGTTTTATTAAGTTGGGTATGAACCTTAAAACTTAATAAGAATGGGAATTATAAATGATAAGAGAAAGTTTAAAAGAAAAGTAGAACAATCAAATCCCACCAATCCTACCGGGAATACCAATGTCGACACAAATGAATTCGACATTGAAAAAGACACTATAAAGGATCAACAGAACAAGCATTAATATATAGCTGAGTAGTTCCATGAACTAAAACATGTTGGAATACT is from Arenibacter algicola and encodes:
- the trpA gene encoding tryptophan synthase subunit alpha, which encodes MNRIHQKLQEDKKILSIYFTAGYPTLNDTVKIIQDLEKNGVDMIEIGLPFSDPLADGPTIQASSTQALKNGMTTSLLFQQLKDIRKSVSIPLILMGYFNPVLQFGVEEFCKKCQETGIDGLILPDLPLDVYQEDYEAIFKKYGLVNVFLITPQTSDARILQIDKASDGFIYMVSSASVTGSQDGFGNNQESYFERIADMKLKNPQVVGFGISNSETFLQATKQAKGAIIGSAFIKFLTQNGVGKIGDFVKGIRK
- a CDS encoding GIY-YIG nuclease family protein — translated: MHKTIHQYYVYILTNKKNGTLYIGMTYDLQRRIYEHKNKLIDGFTKKYNLVRLVYFENHQFVEDAIRREKNLKKWKRDWKINLISKDNPQWQDLASNWYDQ